From the genome of Kryptolebias marmoratus isolate JLee-2015 linkage group LG19, ASM164957v2, whole genome shotgun sequence, one region includes:
- the sf3b6 gene encoding splicing factor 3B subunit 6, with product MAMQAAKRANIRLPPEVNRILYVRNLPYKITAEEMYDIFGKYGPIRQIRTGNTPETRGTAYVVYEDIFDAKNACDHLSGFNVCNRYLVVLYYNANRAFQKMDTKKKEEQLKLLKEKYGINTDPPK from the exons ATGGCTATGCAAGCAGCGAAACGCGCTAAT ATTCGATTACCTCCTGAGGTGAACAGAATCCTGTATGTGAGGAATCTTCCCTATAAGATCACAGCAGAAGAGATGTACGACATCTTTGGAAAATATGGACCAATACGTCAAATCAGAAC AGGGAACACGCCTGAAACCAGAGGAACCGCTTATGTTGTGTATGAAGACATCTTTGACGCCAAGAACGCCTGCGACCACCTGTCAGGCTTCAACGTGTGCAACCGCTACCTCGTGGTTCTCTACTACAACGCAAACAGA GCTTTCCAGAAAATGGACacaaagaagaaagaggagcagctgaagcttttaaaagagaaatatgGCATCAACACAGACCCTCCAAAGTAG